In bacterium, a single genomic region encodes these proteins:
- a CDS encoding flagellar basal body rod protein — protein sequence MQTSGLSKALSGIHAAKRQIRASSHNVANMLTEGFRPLRSHQSEVQSGGARTTVTRSTEPSEVDLAREIVTSNLAAVQARASARALETELGLIGGLLDIRT from the coding sequence ATGCAGACTTCTGGCCTTTCCAAGGCCCTCTCGGGCATCCATGCAGCCAAGAGGCAGATTCGTGCCTCCAGCCACAATGTGGCGAACATGCTCACCGAGGGTTTCAGGCCGCTTCGGAGTCATCAATCCGAAGTGCAGAGTGGTGGGGCCAGAACCACCGTGACCCGGTCGACAGAGCCTTCTGAGGTCGACCTGGCGCGCGAGATCGTGACGTCGAATCTCGCTGCGGTGCAGGCAAGAGCATCAGCCCGGGCGCTGGAGACCGAACTAGGCCTCATCGGAGGTCTGCTCGACATCCGAACATAG